A window from Dromaius novaehollandiae isolate bDroNov1 chromosome 1, bDroNov1.hap1, whole genome shotgun sequence encodes these proteins:
- the LOC112995003 gene encoding olfactory receptor 51L1-like codes for MLSNLTVDSPAVFLLTGIPGLENAQSWLTVPLCTMYMVAVLGNCTILFIIHTEPSLHQPMYYFLSMLALSDLGLSVSTMPTMLSIFLLNSREVNINACIAQLYFIHTFSLMESAVLLAMAFDRFVAIQQPLRYASILTDSTVLRIGLAFAVRSVFMVMPTPILLRRLQFCLPNVLSHSFCLHQDVMKLSCSDRRINSILGLFVVVSTMGLDSVLIVLSYILIISTVLGIASQDERLKALNTCVSHICAVLIFYIPMIGISMIHRFGKHASPLVHVLMADVYVLVPPVMNPIVYSVKTKQIRRRILLRFQRQRSLEEH; via the coding sequence ATGCTTTCCAATCTCACCGTGGACAGCCCAGCCGTATTCCTCCTGACGGGTATCCCTGGGCTAGAAAATGCCCAGTCCTGGCTCACCGTTCCACTGTGCACCATGTATATGGTTGCAGTTCTGGGGAACTGCACCATCCTCTTCATCATCCACACAGAGCCCAGCCTCCACCAGCCCATGTACTATTTCCTGAGCATGTTGGCCCTCTCTGACCTGGGCCTCTCGGTGTCCACCATGCCCACAATGCTGAGCATCTTCCTCCTCAACTCCCGGGAGGTGAACATCAACGCCTGCATCGCCCAGCTGTACTTCATCCACACGTTCTCCCTCATGGAGTCGGCTGTGCTGCTGGCCATGGCCTTTGATCGCTTTGTGGCCATCCAGCAGCCCCTCAGGTACGCCTCCATCCTGACGGACTCGACTGTCCTCAGGATTGGGCTGGCGTTTGCTGTAAGGAGTGTCTTTATGGTAATGCCTACCCCTATTCTCCTTCGCCGGCTGCAGTTCTGCCTTCCCAATGTCCTCTCCCACTCCTTCTGCCTGCACCAGGATGTCATGaagctgtcctgctctgacagAAGGATCAACAGCATCCTTGGACTCTTTGTTGTTGTCTCCACCATGGGCCTGGACTCTGTGCTCATTGTCCTCTCCTACATCCTGATCATCAGCACGGTGCTGGGCATTGCATCCCAAGATGAGCGTCTCAAGGCCCTGAACACCTGTGTCTCCCACATCTGTGCTGTCCTGATCTTCTACATCCCCATGATCGGCATTTCCATGATCCACCGGTTTGGGAAACATGCTTCTCCCCTGGTGCATGTCCTCATGGCTGATGTCTATGTGCTGGTGCCCCCAGTGATGAACCCCATTGTGTACAGTGTGAAAACTAAGCAGATTCGGCGGCGGATACTCCTGAGATTTCAGAGGCAAAGATCCCTGGAAGAACACTAA